A genomic segment from Parafrankia discariae encodes:
- a CDS encoding YchJ family protein — MSVVDQCPCGSHREYAECCEPFHLGNPAPTAEALMRSRYSAFVRGLTPYLLRTWHPSTRPKRLDLDAGMTWRALQIVDTVNGGPGDDTGVVEFRAIARSAGGERRVQHERSTFTRIDGRWLYVDAGTGPLVRDR; from the coding sequence ATGAGCGTCGTCGACCAGTGCCCATGCGGCTCCCACCGGGAGTACGCGGAGTGCTGCGAGCCTTTCCATCTCGGGAACCCGGCGCCGACCGCCGAGGCGCTCATGCGATCCCGCTACAGCGCCTTCGTCCGCGGCCTCACGCCGTACCTGCTGCGCACCTGGCATCCCTCGACGCGCCCCAAGCGCCTGGACCTGGACGCCGGTATGACCTGGCGTGCCCTGCAGATCGTCGACACCGTGAACGGCGGCCCGGGCGACGACACCGGTGTCGTGGAATTCCGCGCGATCGCACGCTCGGCGGGCGGCGAGCGTCGCGTGCAGCACGAGCGCAGCACGTTCACCCGGATCGACGGCCGCTGGCTCTACGTGGACGCCGGGACGGGACCGCTGGTCCGCGACCGGTGA